The proteins below are encoded in one region of Planctomycetia bacterium:
- a CDS encoding tRNA (cytidine(34)-2'-O)-methyltransferase — MTHYDPRLHIVLHQPEIPHNTGSVGRTCVAVGAKLWLVRPLGFRVDDYYLRRAGLDYWELLEWEVVDDWDALLARLPAREPYFFTKMAQREYLTPCYEPGDVLVFGSESRGLPESLLTKYAERTLRIPIRDAVRSLNLSNAVAVAAYEALRQWV, encoded by the coding sequence GTGACGCACTACGATCCGCGGCTACATATTGTGCTGCATCAGCCGGAGATTCCGCATAACACCGGAAGCGTGGGCCGAACCTGCGTTGCCGTGGGGGCGAAGCTCTGGCTTGTGCGTCCGTTGGGGTTCCGCGTCGATGACTATTACCTCCGCCGCGCGGGGCTCGACTACTGGGAGCTGTTGGAGTGGGAAGTCGTCGACGATTGGGACGCGCTCCTCGCGCGGCTGCCGGCGCGCGAACCGTACTTCTTTACCAAGATGGCGCAGCGCGAATATCTTACCCCGTGTTACGAACCTGGCGATGTCCTGGTCTTCGGCAGCGAATCGCGCGGGCTGCCGGAATCATTGCTCACGAAGTACGCGGAACGCACGCTACGGATTCCCATTCGCGATGCCGTGCGGAGTTTGAATCTTTCCAACGCGGTGGCTGTTGCGGCGTATGAAGCGCTGCGGCAATGGGTTTAA
- a CDS encoding SDR family oxidoreductase produces the protein MTSQPSNSVPQVLAGQVAIVTGASRGIGRGIAIALAEAGANVGINFRSHPEEADEVVAEIERLGRQAIPLQADVADREAVSASVRRTVERFGRLDIAVSNAAYSDREQFYAADLQGFERTVNVTMWGAFNLLWASTRQMIDQGGGGSIVIVSSPHAFVPVPRAMAYNMSKAAIDQMARTAAIELVDHRIRVNMIHPGWIDTPGERKYASEEALERGGAKLPWKRMGRPEEVARGAVFLCDPASDYMTGSSILIDGGITLPWWANRGSAVPD, from the coding sequence ATGACCAGTCAGCCAAGCAATTCCGTTCCGCAGGTCCTGGCCGGGCAAGTGGCGATCGTCACGGGAGCCAGTCGGGGCATCGGCCGCGGCATTGCCATCGCGCTGGCCGAGGCCGGCGCGAACGTGGGCATCAACTTTCGTTCGCATCCCGAGGAAGCCGACGAAGTGGTCGCCGAGATCGAGCGGCTAGGCCGCCAGGCGATCCCATTGCAGGCCGATGTCGCCGATCGGGAGGCCGTGTCCGCGAGCGTGCGGCGGACCGTGGAACGCTTTGGGCGACTCGATATCGCCGTCTCTAACGCCGCCTACAGCGATCGCGAACAGTTCTACGCCGCCGATCTGCAGGGCTTCGAGCGGACGGTCAACGTCACGATGTGGGGCGCGTTCAATTTGCTCTGGGCCAGCACGCGGCAGATGATCGACCAAGGGGGGGGCGGCTCGATTGTGATCGTCAGCTCGCCGCACGCCTTTGTACCTGTTCCCCGGGCGATGGCCTACAATATGTCGAAGGCGGCGATCGACCAGATGGCCCGGACCGCGGCCATCGAACTGGTCGATCATCGCATTCGCGTCAACATGATTCATCCCGGCTGGATCGACACGCCGGGCGAGCGCAAGTACGCCAGCGAGGAGGCCTTGGAACGGGGCGGCGCGAAGCTGCCTTGGAAACGGATGGGCCGCCCGGAGGAAGTCGCCCGCGGCGCAGTGTTCCTGTGCGACCCGGCCAGCGACTACATGACGGGCAGCTCGATCCTGATCGACGGCGGCATCACACTCCCCTGGTGGGCAAACCGCGGCTCGGCCGTGCCGGATTGA
- a CDS encoding lipopolysaccharide biosynthesis protein has product MTAHDRESEAEARGTRLKQLVRRGARIALAAQVASQLISLLVLATLYRRLSLEDYGLFGVVVPVLMLVRNLTTLGLGATAVQREEMSAETSTSLFWWNVWIGAATMVLTACAAPLVAWAYGDASAGWITFYLAGASFLASLGTQHQALLERAMNWKALALVRLAAQAGAGFAAVQLALRGAGIWSLVAQQYVEVGVTTALCWWTAGWRPGTPRRHPDARQLLGFGSHFAGAGLMFFLAGNVDKLLLGALLKADGRVAAGYYTQAFNFMMRPVYLLTAPLNSLMLPALARARADAVAFREVYLGFQRLISTAMFPVAVGLCVTAPDVMLLLGGRNWHGAGEVLRALAPTILVQGFINTTSSALAAVGRADRLFAASVAFATTMSLLSFAILSWFRDDPDTVTILAGWYAAASIGLFIPYQVWSLRTLNVPIQAWVSAILRPLLASLLMGVCVVAAHLGAYGWTWQTRQVAPLDTIFSLALQIAIGVVCYVVLAWPDCCWLWTQLRRDVSLGGPPAVDSESR; this is encoded by the coding sequence TTGACTGCACACGATCGCGAGAGCGAGGCGGAGGCGCGCGGAACGCGGCTCAAGCAGTTGGTACGTCGCGGGGCGCGGATCGCGCTGGCGGCGCAGGTCGCGTCGCAACTCATCTCGCTCCTTGTGCTGGCGACCCTCTACCGGCGGCTGTCGCTGGAGGACTACGGGCTCTTCGGCGTGGTCGTGCCGGTGCTGATGTTGGTCCGCAACCTGACCACGCTCGGCCTGGGCGCCACGGCCGTGCAGCGCGAGGAAATGTCGGCCGAGACCTCGACGTCGCTCTTTTGGTGGAATGTCTGGATCGGCGCGGCGACGATGGTGCTGACCGCGTGCGCAGCGCCGCTGGTTGCCTGGGCGTATGGAGACGCGTCGGCCGGCTGGATCACATTTTACCTCGCCGGCGCATCGTTCTTGGCGTCGCTCGGCACGCAACATCAGGCGCTGCTGGAGCGCGCGATGAATTGGAAAGCGCTGGCGCTCGTGCGACTGGCGGCGCAGGCTGGCGCAGGTTTCGCCGCCGTGCAGCTCGCGTTGCGCGGGGCCGGCATCTGGAGTCTCGTGGCGCAACAGTATGTCGAGGTCGGCGTCACCACGGCGCTCTGTTGGTGGACCGCCGGTTGGAGGCCGGGGACGCCGCGCCGCCATCCCGATGCGCGCCAATTGCTCGGTTTCGGCAGTCACTTCGCGGGGGCGGGGCTGATGTTCTTTCTGGCCGGCAACGTGGACAAGCTCCTGCTCGGCGCGCTCTTGAAAGCGGACGGCCGCGTCGCCGCCGGCTACTACACGCAGGCCTTCAACTTCATGATGCGGCCGGTGTATCTGCTGACGGCGCCATTGAACAGCCTGATGTTGCCGGCGTTGGCAAGAGCGCGCGCCGACGCGGTCGCGTTCCGCGAGGTGTATCTCGGCTTTCAACGCCTGATCTCCACGGCAATGTTTCCGGTCGCCGTCGGCCTGTGCGTCACCGCGCCGGACGTCATGCTGTTGCTCGGCGGCCGGAACTGGCACGGCGCGGGCGAAGTGTTGCGCGCCCTGGCGCCGACGATTCTCGTCCAAGGCTTCATCAACACCACGTCGAGCGCCTTGGCCGCCGTCGGGCGCGCCGATCGGCTGTTCGCCGCGTCGGTCGCCTTCGCCACGACGATGAGCTTGCTTAGCTTCGCCATTCTGAGTTGGTTCCGCGACGATCCGGATACGGTCACCATCCTCGCCGGTTGGTACGCCGCGGCGTCGATCGGGCTATTCATTCCGTATCAGGTCTGGTCGCTCCGCACGCTCAATGTGCCTATCCAGGCCTGGGTCAGTGCGATCCTGCGACCCTTGCTCGCATCGCTTTTGATGGGAGTCTGCGTAGTCGCGGCGCATCTGGGGGCCTACGGTTGGACTTGGCAAACCAGGCAAGTCGCGCCGCTCGATACCATCTTCTCCCTGGCGCTGCAGATCGCGATCGGCGTGGTGTGCTACGTTGTGCTCGCCTGGCCCGATTGCTGCTGGCTTTGGACGCAACTCCGTCGTGACGTAAGCCTAGGCGGGCCGCCGGCCGTTGATTCGGAATCGCGTTAA
- a CDS encoding DNA alkylation repair protein, translating to MTVDEVMRELERLGNPTTKRTLMKHGAREPCFGVKIEELKKLHKRFKGDHALALALFETGNADAMYLAGIAADPAQMKKSDLKRWAKGAHWSMLSDYAVAGVAAESPHARELGWEWIDSKLELIAGAGWATLTGWVSITPDDELPLGELKKLLDRVAREIHTAKNRTRYSMNGFVIGVAAYVEPLMAHAYKVAKKIGAVEVDMGDTSCKVPLATEYIDKIRTMGRIGRKRKSARC from the coding sequence ATGACTGTCGACGAAGTAATGCGGGAACTGGAACGTCTCGGCAATCCCACGACGAAGCGCACGCTGATGAAACACGGCGCGCGTGAGCCGTGCTTCGGCGTCAAGATCGAAGAGTTGAAGAAGCTCCACAAACGCTTCAAGGGCGATCACGCGCTGGCCCTCGCGCTGTTCGAAACGGGCAATGCCGATGCCATGTATCTGGCTGGCATCGCGGCCGATCCGGCGCAGATGAAAAAGTCCGACTTGAAGCGTTGGGCCAAAGGGGCGCATTGGTCGATGCTGAGCGACTATGCCGTCGCCGGCGTAGCCGCGGAGAGTCCGCACGCTCGGGAACTCGGTTGGGAGTGGATCGACTCAAAGCTAGAGCTCATCGCCGGCGCCGGTTGGGCGACGCTCACCGGCTGGGTCTCGATCACGCCGGACGACGAACTCCCGCTCGGCGAACTCAAAAAACTGCTCGACCGCGTCGCGCGCGAGATTCACACGGCGAAAAACCGCACGCGCTATTCCATGAACGGCTTCGTCATTGGCGTCGCGGCTTACGTCGAACCGCTCATGGCGCACGCCTACAAAGTAGCGAAGAAAATCGGCGCAGTGGAAGTCGACATGGGGGACACCTCGTGCAAAGTCCCGCTGGCCACGGAATACATCGACAAAATTCGCACCATGGGCCGCATCGGACGGAAACGGAAATCGGCGCGCTGCTAA
- the hemE gene encoding uroporphyrinogen decarboxylase: MTSAADFAGLRVASFESRKADDMRRMIERFGGQAFVSPSMREVQLGDNPPAVDFAHRLIGGEIEMVILMTGVGTRYLVSQVERQIGRERFLNALSDVVTVARGPKPVLAMREFGLEVTHKVPEPNTWRDVLTTLDQVSPVLNLTVGLQEYGLPNPSLVAGLEARGARVITVKVYGWDLPEEMAPLETNLLAIVAGERDAMMFTSAHQVINVLAVARRLEIAEQLREQLGKVVVCSIGPTTSEMLRHQGWPVDLEPEHPKMGHLVQSAAERCGALLERKRRVHLILSAPTAATSSDDRTAPWYDSPFMKACRREPSNVTPIWLMRQAGRYMPEYRAVRAKTSFLELCKNPQLCAEVMLTAVERLGVDAAIIFSDLLPMLEPMGLELEFAKGEGPVIHNPVREADDLDRVAELESVDALDFVMQTVKLTRAGLKPEIPLIGFAGAPFTLASYTIEGGASRNFLHTKTLMYRDEGAWHELLGRLARSVARYLNAQLAAGAQAVQIFDSWVGCLSPDDYRRYVLPHTKAVIDAVRPGAPVINFATGNPALLPALSEAGGAVIGVDWRIGLDEAWKTVGYDRGVQGNLDPAILFAPREEIRRGASDVLNKAANRPGHIFNLGHGVHEHTPVDNVIALVDMVHELSQR, from the coding sequence ATGACTTCCGCCGCTGATTTCGCCGGTTTGCGCGTCGCTTCGTTCGAGAGTCGGAAAGCGGACGACATGCGGCGGATGATCGAGCGATTCGGCGGGCAAGCGTTCGTCAGTCCGTCGATGCGCGAGGTGCAACTCGGCGACAATCCGCCGGCGGTCGATTTCGCCCATCGCTTGATCGGCGGCGAGATCGAGATGGTCATTCTGATGACGGGCGTCGGCACGCGCTATCTGGTCAGCCAGGTGGAACGGCAGATTGGGCGCGAGCGTTTTCTCAACGCGCTGTCCGATGTCGTGACCGTCGCCCGCGGTCCGAAGCCGGTTTTGGCCATGCGGGAGTTCGGCCTGGAAGTAACGCACAAGGTCCCGGAACCGAACACCTGGCGCGACGTGCTGACCACTCTGGATCAGGTGTCGCCAGTGTTGAATCTCACCGTGGGCCTGCAAGAATACGGCCTGCCGAATCCCAGCCTGGTCGCCGGACTTGAAGCGCGCGGGGCCCGCGTGATCACCGTCAAGGTTTACGGCTGGGACTTGCCGGAAGAGATGGCGCCGCTCGAAACAAATCTCCTCGCGATCGTGGCCGGCGAACGCGACGCGATGATGTTCACGTCGGCGCATCAAGTGATCAACGTGCTGGCCGTGGCGCGGCGATTGGAAATCGCCGAACAACTGCGCGAACAGTTAGGCAAGGTCGTGGTGTGTTCCATCGGGCCGACGACGAGCGAAATGCTCAGGCATCAGGGTTGGCCGGTCGACCTGGAGCCGGAACATCCGAAGATGGGGCATCTGGTGCAAAGCGCCGCCGAACGTTGCGGTGCGCTGCTGGAACGCAAACGCCGTGTGCATTTAATTCTGTCTGCGCCGACCGCCGCGACATCGAGTGATGATCGCACCGCGCCGTGGTATGACAGCCCGTTCATGAAGGCCTGCCGCCGGGAACCGTCGAACGTCACGCCAATCTGGTTAATGCGCCAAGCGGGCCGGTACATGCCGGAATACCGCGCGGTCCGGGCGAAGACCTCGTTCCTGGAGTTGTGCAAGAATCCGCAGCTTTGCGCGGAAGTGATGCTCACGGCTGTCGAACGATTGGGAGTCGATGCGGCGATTATCTTCTCCGACCTGCTGCCCATGCTGGAGCCGATGGGCCTAGAGCTGGAATTCGCCAAGGGGGAAGGCCCGGTCATTCACAATCCAGTGCGTGAGGCCGACGACCTCGATCGCGTAGCGGAACTGGAAAGCGTCGACGCGCTCGATTTCGTGATGCAGACCGTGAAGCTGACGCGCGCGGGTCTCAAGCCGGAGATTCCGCTCATCGGCTTCGCGGGCGCGCCGTTCACGTTAGCGAGCTACACCATCGAAGGGGGCGCGAGCCGGAATTTTCTCCACACGAAGACGCTGATGTACCGCGACGAAGGCGCCTGGCACGAATTGCTGGGCCGTCTCGCGCGGAGTGTGGCGCGATACTTGAACGCGCAACTCGCGGCTGGCGCGCAGGCCGTGCAGATTTTCGATAGTTGGGTCGGGTGCCTGTCGCCCGACGACTATCGCCGCTACGTGCTGCCGCACACCAAAGCGGTCATCGACGCCGTGCGCCCCGGCGCGCCGGTGATCAACTTCGCCACCGGCAATCCGGCGCTGTTACCGGCCTTGAGCGAGGCGGGCGGCGCGGTGATCGGCGTCGATTGGCGAATCGGGCTGGACGAAGCCTGGAAAACGGTCGGTTACGATCGCGGCGTGCAAGGCAATCTCGACCCGGCGATTCTGTTCGCGCCGCGCGAGGAAATTCGCCGCGGCGCTAGCGATGTACTGAATAAGGCCGCGAATCGGCCCGGCCACATCTTCAACCTCGGCCACGGCGTCCACGAGCATACGCCGGTCGATAACGTCATCGCGCTGGTGGATATGGTCCACGAGTTGAGCCAACGCTAA
- a CDS encoding VWA domain-containing protein, whose protein sequence is MSEPRPLGGIIHTYQKYDPQQFPSPTEPPPDLVTPAFEHMLAYGDLSELTDEELARAIRIDPSQIAGLGPSLNMLLEMLRERKRKILAKYETESVQKKVKQEYLDVAGRMKPPGKLAKLFQQAVREEQIRDLEMLWYASGDDSSKFAREMVQLIDRLGNKYGVDELAGKYAFTGRQGMSVEQAIAIREELETIDRLIKQLEEAKRTAQIAVIDFQDLSEYADPEQMRELNEMQQRVEAMMRELAEQQGLERTKEGYRLTPKATRIFQGKLLDQIFSQLQAARSGRHQGPIIGEGAVELPSVKEYEFGDSIANIDLPQTLVNAMVRGGAQLPIRLKTEDIVVHRTRNSPKCATVVLMDMSGSMRYGGQYVNVKRMALALDGLIRSEYPGDFLQFVEIYSFAKPRHSSEIATLLPKIPTLSHPRIALRFDMSREEASEFDVPPHFTNLQHGLQLARRFLAAQDTPNRQVILITDGLPTAHFEGSLLHLLYPPHRMTEEATMREGQACRREGITINLFLLSNWSQSREDIQFAYRLAESTRGRVFFSAGKDLDRYVVWDYLNHRRSVVG, encoded by the coding sequence ATGTCGGAACCTCGGCCGCTTGGCGGCATTATTCATACGTACCAAAAGTACGATCCGCAGCAGTTTCCGAGCCCCACTGAGCCCCCACCCGACCTGGTCACGCCCGCCTTCGAGCACATGCTCGCGTATGGCGATCTGAGCGAACTGACCGACGAGGAGCTCGCCCGGGCGATCCGCATCGATCCCAGTCAAATCGCTGGCCTGGGTCCGAGCCTGAACATGCTGCTGGAAATGCTGCGCGAGCGGAAGCGCAAGATCCTGGCGAAGTATGAGACCGAGTCGGTCCAGAAAAAAGTCAAGCAGGAATACCTCGACGTCGCGGGCCGTATGAAGCCGCCCGGCAAGCTCGCTAAGTTGTTTCAACAGGCCGTCCGCGAAGAGCAGATCCGCGACTTGGAAATGCTCTGGTACGCGTCGGGAGACGATAGCTCCAAGTTCGCCCGCGAGATGGTGCAACTCATCGATCGCCTGGGCAACAAGTACGGGGTCGACGAACTGGCCGGAAAATATGCGTTCACCGGGCGCCAAGGCATGTCGGTCGAGCAGGCGATCGCCATCAGGGAAGAACTGGAAACGATCGACCGGCTCATTAAGCAGCTCGAAGAGGCGAAGCGCACCGCGCAAATTGCCGTCATCGACTTCCAGGACCTCTCCGAATACGCCGACCCGGAGCAGATGCGTGAGTTGAACGAGATGCAGCAGCGCGTCGAGGCGATGATGCGCGAGCTGGCCGAACAGCAAGGGCTGGAACGCACCAAGGAAGGCTATCGGCTCACCCCCAAGGCGACGCGCATCTTCCAGGGCAAGTTGCTCGATCAGATTTTCAGCCAGTTGCAGGCGGCGCGCAGCGGCCGGCATCAAGGCCCGATCATCGGCGAAGGAGCCGTCGAGCTGCCGAGCGTGAAGGAATACGAATTCGGCGATTCGATTGCCAACATCGACCTGCCGCAAACGCTCGTGAACGCCATGGTCCGCGGCGGCGCTCAGTTGCCGATTCGACTCAAAACGGAAGACATCGTCGTCCATCGCACGCGTAACTCGCCGAAATGTGCCACGGTGGTGCTGATGGACATGAGCGGTTCGATGCGCTATGGCGGCCAGTATGTGAACGTCAAGCGGATGGCGCTTGCGCTCGACGGCTTGATTCGCAGCGAGTATCCCGGCGACTTCCTGCAATTCGTCGAAATCTATTCTTTCGCCAAGCCGCGGCACTCCAGCGAGATCGCCACGCTGTTGCCGAAGATTCCCACGTTGTCACATCCGCGAATCGCGTTGCGGTTCGACATGAGCCGGGAAGAGGCCAGCGAGTTCGACGTGCCGCCGCACTTCACGAACCTGCAGCATGGGCTGCAACTGGCTCGGCGGTTCCTGGCCGCGCAGGATACGCCCAATCGGCAGGTGATCTTGATCACCGACGGCCTCCCGACGGCCCATTTCGAGGGGAGCCTGCTGCACCTGCTCTACCCGCCTCATCGCATGACCGAAGAAGCCACGATGCGCGAAGGCCAGGCCTGCCGCCGCGAGGGCATCACCATCAACTTGTTCCTGCTCTCGAACTGGTCACAGTCCCGCGAGGACATCCAGTTCGCCTATCGTCTGGCCGAGTCAACCCGCGGCCGCGTTTTCTTCAGCGCCGGCAAAGACCTGGACCGGTACGTGGTCTGGGACTATCTGAACCACCGGCGGAGCGTGGTGGGGTGA
- a CDS encoding Gfo/Idh/MocA family oxidoreductase, with protein MPPTVPLSTLRVGMVGVGMIFEETYRPFFEAVARRPLYDPAFGVCRVELSAMASRTGARANQHREQLVNSLGNFAICTEPDAIGQLLREPVDVVCIATPDDRHFDAAHAAIAAGKHVLIEKPSVLTLAQLDELVAAARKQNVLAKVVYHKLLDPDHKKLRTLVADGDLKHVNHGYCSLLEPKSISGNQFSEWIVGRNPGTYVAVHYIKLIDFTFGGRLKAVICDGQRGLVGPADGPTWDSVQLRLIYGYDDGREAAFDIHTSWVTPENFPGYVEQEVQFRFDNGIWNGHSRKRGVECTIEGRTPHERKITLNNHYNGTFLEPWGERSQRGYGIEVLEQFAREVAFVEFGGATEERSARLAATRKLAYNDLASDRATVAAVQAMEAILAEAAASRPHAVAEVDHLEGGLVLWTPGAAKPRVLYAERVY; from the coding sequence ATGCCCCCCACCGTCCCCCTTTCCACTCTCCGCGTCGGCATGGTCGGCGTGGGGATGATTTTTGAGGAAACCTACCGGCCGTTTTTCGAGGCCGTGGCGCGCCGCCCGCTTTACGATCCCGCGTTTGGCGTTTGCCGCGTGGAGTTGTCCGCGATGGCGAGCCGCACGGGCGCCCGGGCGAATCAGCATCGCGAGCAACTCGTGAATTCGCTGGGTAACTTCGCCATCTGTACCGAGCCGGACGCAATTGGGCAGTTGTTGCGCGAACCGGTAGACGTCGTGTGCATCGCCACGCCGGATGATCGCCATTTCGACGCGGCCCACGCGGCCATCGCGGCCGGTAAGCATGTGCTGATCGAGAAGCCGTCGGTGTTGACGCTCGCGCAACTTGATGAGCTCGTCGCGGCGGCTCGCAAACAAAACGTGCTGGCCAAGGTCGTCTATCACAAGCTGCTGGACCCCGACCACAAGAAACTCCGCACGCTCGTCGCCGACGGCGATTTGAAACATGTGAATCATGGGTACTGCTCCCTCTTGGAACCGAAATCGATCTCCGGCAATCAGTTCTCGGAGTGGATCGTCGGTCGCAATCCCGGCACGTACGTCGCGGTGCATTACATCAAGCTGATTGATTTCACCTTCGGCGGCCGACTCAAAGCCGTCATTTGTGACGGCCAGCGCGGGCTGGTCGGCCCGGCGGACGGCCCGACGTGGGACTCCGTGCAACTGCGATTGATCTACGGTTACGACGACGGACGCGAGGCGGCGTTCGATATCCACACCAGTTGGGTCACGCCCGAGAATTTCCCTGGCTACGTCGAGCAGGAAGTGCAATTCCGCTTCGACAACGGTATTTGGAACGGCCATAGCCGCAAGCGCGGCGTGGAATGCACGATCGAAGGCCGCACCCCGCACGAGCGCAAGATCACGCTCAACAACCACTACAACGGCACGTTCCTGGAGCCCTGGGGCGAGCGCAGCCAGCGCGGGTACGGAATTGAAGTGCTTGAACAATTCGCGCGCGAAGTCGCCTTCGTGGAATTCGGCGGCGCGACCGAAGAGCGTTCGGCACGACTCGCGGCTACGCGGAAACTCGCCTATAACGACCTGGCCAGCGATCGCGCCACGGTCGCCGCCGTACAAGCGATGGAAGCGATTCTGGCCGAAGCCGCCGCCAGCCGGCCGCATGCTGTCGCGGAAGTGGATCACCTAGAGGGCGGGCTGGTGCTCTGGACGCCGGGCGCTGCGAAACCGCGTGTGCTGTACGCGGAGCGCGTGTACTAG
- the rsmA gene encoding 16S rRNA (adenine(1518)-N(6)/adenine(1519)-N(6))-dimethyltransferase RsmA gives MLPSAGHQTLSYLQRRFAEAGVHPKARHGQNFLIDLNLLRVLVDSAKVGPNDVVLEVGAGTGSLTVQLAKQAAWVVTVEIDPDMRRMAEEQLSSCRNITLIPYDALKNKNTINPRVLDAIAEQLAVSPERRFKLAANLPYNIATPLISNLLDLDRPPESMTITIQKELADRMLAKPCTKDYGALSVWVQSQCDIEVARVLPPQSFWPRPKVTSAIITISVRDDRRRAIPDRKFFHQFVRSMFFHRRKLLRGELLSATKGHLDKPGVDALLASMDLLPTARAEELGVPQMLALCQAVQSATGAV, from the coding sequence ATGCTTCCTTCCGCCGGCCACCAAACGCTTTCGTATTTACAGCGGCGCTTCGCCGAGGCCGGTGTGCATCCCAAGGCGCGGCATGGGCAGAATTTTCTCATCGACCTGAACTTGCTGCGCGTGTTGGTGGATTCAGCGAAGGTCGGCCCAAACGACGTCGTGCTCGAAGTTGGCGCGGGAACCGGTTCACTGACGGTCCAATTGGCCAAGCAGGCCGCTTGGGTCGTGACCGTTGAGATCGATCCCGACATGCGAAGGATGGCCGAGGAGCAACTCTCCAGTTGCCGCAACATCACGCTGATCCCTTACGACGCGCTCAAGAACAAGAACACGATCAACCCGCGCGTGTTGGACGCGATCGCGGAGCAACTCGCCGTTTCGCCGGAGCGACGGTTCAAGCTGGCGGCGAATTTGCCTTACAATATTGCCACGCCGCTGATCTCCAACTTGCTGGATCTCGACCGCCCGCCGGAATCGATGACGATCACGATTCAGAAAGAACTCGCCGATCGAATGCTCGCCAAGCCGTGTACCAAGGACTACGGCGCGCTGAGCGTTTGGGTGCAAAGCCAATGCGACATTGAAGTCGCCCGCGTGTTGCCGCCGCAGTCGTTTTGGCCGCGCCCGAAGGTCACTTCCGCGATCATTACGATTTCCGTGCGCGACGATCGGCGCCGCGCGATTCCGGATCGCAAGTTTTTCCATCAGTTCGTCCGCTCCATGTTCTTTCACCGTCGTAAGCTGCTGCGCGGTGAACTGCTGAGCGCTACGAAGGGACACTTAGACAAGCCGGGCGTGGACGCGCTGCTCGCTAGTATGGACTTATTGCCGACTGCTCGCGCTGAAGAGTTGGGCGTGCCGCAGATGCTGGCCCTCTGCCAGGCGGTGCAAAGCGCCACCGGCGCGGTCTAG
- the ispG gene encoding (E)-4-hydroxy-3-methylbut-2-enyl-diphosphate synthase — MEIRRNPTRAVRIGRVTIGAGERVAVQSMTATHTQDVEATVAQVEALHQAGADVVRIAVDSTKDAEALAQIRARTEANLSVDLQENFRLAELVAPHVDKVRYNPGHLYHHERQKPWQDKVRFLVDVAAQNDCAIRVGVNCGSVDPAVAEKFGPGDSISPMLASAFEHCELLDSLGFTRYCVSLKDSDPKKVIEVNRRFADERPDVPLHLGVTEAGMPPDGVIKSRIAFEQLLSRGIGDTLRVSLTVPNSRKPEEIEVGRQILADIALGRVRSVVDYGLSTLNIISCPSCSRVENEAFVELAAQVKEMTRYASDHAITIAVMGCRVNGPGETDDADLGLWCGPNHVNLKRGGEPLGAFPYDEILPKLKYELDSLISRRTAGAMG, encoded by the coding sequence GTGGAGATCAGACGGAACCCGACGCGGGCGGTGCGCATTGGGCGCGTCACGATTGGCGCCGGGGAGCGCGTGGCCGTGCAGAGCATGACCGCCACGCACACGCAGGACGTCGAGGCTACCGTCGCTCAGGTCGAGGCCCTGCATCAAGCCGGCGCCGACGTGGTTCGCATTGCGGTCGACAGCACCAAGGACGCCGAAGCCTTGGCTCAGATCCGCGCGCGCACCGAAGCGAATCTCTCCGTCGACTTGCAGGAAAACTTCCGTCTGGCTGAGTTGGTCGCACCGCATGTCGACAAGGTCCGCTACAACCCCGGCCATCTGTACCACCACGAACGACAGAAGCCGTGGCAGGACAAGGTCCGCTTCCTGGTCGATGTGGCAGCGCAGAACGATTGCGCGATTCGCGTCGGCGTGAACTGCGGGTCGGTCGACCCGGCCGTGGCGGAGAAATTTGGCCCCGGGGATTCCATCTCCCCAATGTTGGCCAGCGCCTTTGAGCACTGCGAACTGCTCGACTCGCTCGGCTTCACGCGCTACTGTGTCTCGCTCAAGGATTCCGATCCCAAGAAAGTCATCGAGGTCAATCGCCGCTTCGCCGACGAGCGCCCCGATGTTCCCTTGCACTTGGGCGTCACCGAGGCCGGCATGCCGCCTGACGGCGTAATTAAATCGCGAATCGCGTTCGAGCAACTGTTGAGCCGCGGGATCGGCGACACGTTGCGCGTGTCGCTGACGGTGCCGAACTCGCGCAAGCCGGAGGAAATCGAAGTCGGCCGCCAGATTCTGGCCGACATCGCTTTAGGTCGCGTGCGGAGCGTCGTGGATTACGGCCTCTCGACGCTGAACATCATCAGTTGCCCCAGTTGTTCGCGCGTGGAAAACGAAGCGTTTGTCGAATTGGCCGCACAGGTCAAGGAGATGACCCGTTACGCGTCCGATCATGCGATCACGATCGCCGTGATGGGCTGCCGCGTGAACGGTCCCGGCGAAACCGACGACGCCGACTTGGGCCTCTGGTGCGGCCCGAATCACGTGAACCTCAAGCGCGGCGGCGAACCGCTCGGCGCATTTCCCTACGACGAAATCCTGCCGAAGCTTAAGTACGAATTGGACAGCCTCATCTCCCGCCGCACCGCCGGCGCAATGGGTTAG